One window from the genome of Rhodobacteraceae bacterium S2214 encodes:
- a CDS encoding ExeM/NucH family extracellular endonuclease yields MSMVLTGVFDGPLSGGLPKGVEVYVTADIADLSAYSIGFANNGGGTDGEEFTFPAVAAAAGTYLYIASEVPGFESFMGFAPDYTTFFAAINGDDAIELFENGTVIDTFGELDVDGNGTPWEYLDGWAARNPGTAANPTFDINNWSFSGPNAWDGETTNASAATGFATGSYDTVTPPTPTATFVINEIDSDQTSTDSAEFVEIYDGGVGNASLDGLSLVLFNGNGDAAYNTISLDGLATNAEGYFVIGSEDVPNVDLVAFTSNGIQNGADAAALYTGTPPATATTENLVDAIVYGTSDADDTGLLTALGQTVQYDENANGAKDTEVLARDPDGSGVFTAQAATPGASNFIAPPAVITLISEIQGSGGTQDMAVAGVDDQSALVGQTVTVSAIVTADFQDGLLGTQGDMNGFYIQEEEVDYDFNDLTSEGIFIFDGSNPDVDVNIGDLVEITGTVSEFFGQTQISATDISVVAVDQVVPDAVEVTFPTASVMDDGNGNLVANLEAYEGMLVNIQQDMTISEMFNLDRFGQYNVTSDGRLVQYSQANDPDAAGYAQHLKDVAARTLVLDDGQSGQNPDQIKVIDGNDGILDSSDNFRMGDTVSSITGVVNYSFSEFRINAAEGDYTEVNTRPDTPAELGGNFKVASLNVLNYFTTIDESGVTTDIGLDPRGADTPEEFERQAEKLVNAIVAMDADVLGLIEIENDFAGDTFAIQDLVNRVNAELGDEVYAFVDPGQEFVGGDAIANGLIYKVDSVGLNGDMAILETFDGRNFLDPLNAGRDLNRAAIAQTFEDLDTGETITVSVNHLKSKGSLSGLAADEDQGDGQGNNNATRAEAADILADWLASDPTGQGASNSLILGDLNAYAKEDPLTVLSDAGYTDLAAQELGDDAYSYVFDGQIGTLDYALANDALADKVVGVTEWHVNADEADAFDYNLDFGRDPALFDGDTPARNSDHDPVIVSFQFDPVYNLIAGTNKRDVLIGTEGRDQIDGLRGNDFIKGQAGDDLITGGAGNDKIFGGAGADDIDAGTGNDFVFAGEGDDVIRAGDGKRDFIFGGDGADTFVFSEALATDNSKDRTMILDFDVTEDVIDLGGAEIGSIRDGFFSVDITLDGGRDKITLWGVHDADDIVFLNEMAIA; encoded by the coding sequence ATGTCTATGGTATTAACAGGTGTTTTTGATGGCCCGCTCAGTGGGGGACTCCCGAAGGGTGTCGAGGTTTATGTAACGGCCGACATTGCTGATCTGTCTGCCTATAGCATCGGTTTTGCCAACAATGGTGGCGGAACAGATGGCGAAGAATTCACATTCCCCGCCGTTGCGGCCGCTGCGGGCACGTATCTGTATATCGCAAGCGAAGTGCCAGGTTTCGAAAGCTTCATGGGGTTCGCGCCCGACTACACAACGTTTTTTGCCGCAATCAACGGCGATGATGCGATTGAGTTGTTTGAAAACGGAACGGTCATCGACACCTTTGGTGAATTGGATGTCGACGGAAATGGCACCCCTTGGGAATACCTTGACGGCTGGGCCGCGCGCAATCCAGGCACTGCTGCCAATCCAACGTTTGATATCAATAACTGGTCATTCTCAGGGCCCAATGCGTGGGATGGAGAAACGACGAACGCGAGTGCCGCCACTGGGTTTGCCACGGGGTCGTACGATACGGTGACGCCGCCAACACCAACTGCGACATTTGTCATCAATGAAATTGATTCCGATCAGACAAGCACCGACAGCGCGGAGTTTGTCGAAATTTATGATGGTGGCGTTGGAAACGCGTCATTGGATGGTCTGTCGCTGGTGCTGTTTAACGGGAACGGCGACGCTGCTTACAATACGATTTCACTCGATGGTTTGGCGACGAACGCTGAGGGATACTTTGTCATTGGTTCTGAAGATGTGCCGAACGTTGATTTGGTCGCCTTCACATCGAACGGCATTCAGAACGGGGCCGATGCGGCAGCGCTTTACACAGGCACACCACCTGCAACCGCGACGACTGAAAATCTGGTTGATGCGATTGTCTATGGCACGTCTGATGCTGATGACACGGGCCTTTTGACGGCGCTTGGCCAGACTGTGCAATATGATGAAAACGCGAACGGCGCAAAAGATACCGAAGTTCTAGCGCGTGATCCAGATGGCAGTGGCGTTTTCACAGCACAGGCTGCAACGCCGGGTGCGTCTAACTTCATTGCACCACCTGCAGTCATTACCTTGATTTCTGAGATTCAAGGCAGCGGCGGCACGCAAGACATGGCCGTTGCTGGTGTGGATGATCAAAGTGCGCTGGTCGGTCAAACTGTCACTGTATCCGCCATTGTGACCGCCGATTTCCAAGACGGGTTGCTGGGCACTCAGGGCGATATGAACGGGTTCTATATCCAAGAGGAAGAAGTTGACTACGACTTCAATGATCTGACATCCGAAGGTATCTTTATCTTCGACGGATCGAACCCGGATGTTGATGTGAACATTGGTGATCTTGTCGAAATCACCGGTACGGTCAGCGAATTCTTCGGTCAAACCCAGATTTCAGCGACTGACATTTCTGTCGTTGCTGTCGATCAAGTGGTCCCAGACGCCGTAGAGGTCACATTCCCAACCGCGAGCGTCATGGATGACGGAAACGGCAACCTTGTCGCCAACCTAGAGGCTTACGAAGGCATGCTGGTGAATATCCAGCAGGACATGACGATTTCGGAAATGTTCAATCTTGATCGCTTTGGTCAGTACAACGTCACCTCAGATGGTCGGCTTGTTCAGTATTCCCAAGCGAACGATCCGGATGCAGCAGGCTACGCGCAGCATCTGAAAGACGTCGCCGCTCGGACATTGGTGTTGGATGATGGCCAATCGGGCCAGAACCCTGATCAGATCAAGGTCATTGATGGCAACGACGGCATTCTGGATTCGTCCGACAACTTCCGCATGGGTGATACGGTGTCGTCGATTACCGGCGTTGTGAACTATTCGTTCAGCGAATTCCGCATCAATGCTGCCGAAGGCGACTACACAGAGGTCAACACACGGCCCGACACCCCAGCAGAACTGGGCGGAAACTTTAAGGTCGCGAGCTTGAACGTGCTGAACTACTTCACGACGATCGACGAATCTGGCGTGACGACAGATATCGGTCTTGATCCGCGCGGTGCTGACACGCCCGAAGAATTCGAACGTCAGGCCGAAAAGTTGGTCAATGCGATCGTTGCAATGGACGCCGATGTACTGGGTCTGATCGAGATCGAAAATGATTTCGCAGGCGATACCTTCGCAATTCAGGATCTTGTTAATCGTGTGAATGCTGAACTGGGCGACGAGGTCTATGCATTCGTTGATCCGGGGCAGGAATTTGTTGGGGGCGATGCGATTGCCAACGGACTGATCTATAAAGTCGATAGTGTTGGCCTGAATGGTGACATGGCGATTTTGGAAACCTTCGACGGACGCAATTTCCTTGATCCCCTGAACGCAGGGCGTGATTTGAACCGTGCGGCCATCGCGCAAACGTTTGAAGATCTGGACACAGGTGAAACGATCACGGTGTCTGTGAATCACCTGAAATCAAAAGGGTCGTTGTCGGGTTTGGCTGCGGACGAGGATCAAGGCGACGGTCAGGGCAACAACAATGCGACACGCGCAGAGGCCGCAGATATTCTGGCTGACTGGTTGGCAAGTGATCCGACAGGGCAGGGGGCATCAAACTCCCTTATCTTGGGTGACCTGAACGCATATGCCAAAGAAGATCCGCTGACTGTCTTGTCTGACGCTGGCTATACGGACCTTGCCGCACAAGAACTTGGCGATGACGCCTATTCTTATGTCTTCGACGGTCAGATCGGGACGTTGGACTACGCACTTGCCAATGATGCGCTTGCAGACAAAGTCGTCGGTGTGACCGAATGGCATGTAAACGCGGACGAAGCGGATGCGTTTGACTACAATCTCGACTTTGGCCGCGATCCTGCATTGTTTGACGGGGACACGCCTGCGCGCAACTCAGACCATGATCCTGTGATTGTCAGCTTCCAGTTTGATCCTGTCTACAATCTGATCGCGGGCACAAATAAGCGCGATGTCTTGATCGGCACCGAAGGACGCGATCAGATCGACGGTTTGCGCGGCAATGATTTCATCAAAGGACAAGCTGGCGACGACCTGATCACTGGTGGTGCTGGTAACGATAAGATCTTTGGCGGAGCAGGTGCCGACGATATCGATGCAGGTACGGGCAATGACTTTGTATTTGCGGGCGAAGGTGACGACGTCATTCGTGCAGGTGACGGGAAGCGTGACTTCATCTTTGGTGGGGACGGCGCGGACACGTTTGTGTTCTCCGAAGCCTTGGCCACTGACAACAGCAAAGACCGGACGATGATCCTGGACTTTGATGTCACCGAAGATGTCATTGATCTTGGCGGTGCAGAGATCGGAAGCATTCGCGATGGCTTCTTTTCAGTGGACATCACGTTGGACGGTGGGCGGGATAAGATCACGCTCTGGGGCGTTCACGACGCGGATGACATTGTCTTCCTCAACGAAATGGCGATCGCCTAA
- a CDS encoding acyl-CoA synthetase, producing MPYANMADRNAIVDEMPWEDRDLPVTTFGQLSKTAAAFPNRPAVTFQMFSDPGAPAETLSWSELQAQVAQSANMFRDLGVGETDVVAYLLPNTSETILTYLGGQVAGIVNPINPLLEAEQIAAILRETGAKVLVTLKAFPKTDVAQKAAEAVAMAPNVKAVVEVDLLRYLTGLKKFIVPWIRPKFEVKHSAKVVDFRKEMAKHGRELAFADSTEDRVAAYFHTGGTTGMPKVAQHRYSGIVYNAWLGARLLFTEKDVQICPLPMFHVFAAIVSLGASLGSGAHVVFPTPQGYRGDGVFDNFWKLIERHKVTFMITVPTALSALMQRPVGDADISTLRIAFCGSSPLPLELYKRFEKVVNDATKDKPGELSICEGYGLTEATCLVSINPPDGEKRVGSIGLPFPYTDVRIVSVATQLDCGVDEIGEICVASPGVYDGKTYTEADKNKDLFYPGSENPAHENVQYLRTGDLGRIDEDGYLWITGRAKDLIIRGGHNIDPAEIEEALAGHEAVAFAGAIGQPDAHAGEVPCAFVELVDGATITTEELMAYANEHIHERAAHPKHLEIMDELPKTAVGKIFKPDLRKRAITRILNQALAKADVAAKVDSVVEDKKRGLVAQLAKTGTVTDEDVLKALGSFTNPWAWAE from the coding sequence ATGCCTTATGCAAACATGGCAGACCGCAATGCAATTGTGGATGAAATGCCGTGGGAAGACAGGGATTTACCTGTCACAACGTTCGGTCAATTGTCGAAGACCGCAGCGGCTTTTCCCAATAGACCTGCTGTCACATTCCAGATGTTTTCGGACCCCGGTGCGCCGGCTGAGACGCTGTCTTGGTCCGAATTGCAGGCGCAAGTCGCGCAATCCGCCAACATGTTCCGTGATCTCGGTGTTGGTGAAACCGATGTTGTCGCATATCTTTTGCCAAACACATCCGAAACAATTCTGACATATCTTGGCGGGCAGGTTGCGGGCATCGTGAACCCGATCAACCCGCTGCTTGAGGCTGAACAGATTGCGGCGATCTTGCGCGAAACCGGTGCGAAGGTGCTTGTGACGCTCAAGGCATTCCCGAAAACGGATGTGGCCCAAAAAGCGGCAGAAGCTGTCGCAATGGCGCCGAATGTGAAAGCGGTCGTTGAAGTCGACCTGCTGCGCTACCTGACCGGATTGAAAAAGTTCATCGTGCCTTGGATCCGTCCAAAGTTCGAAGTCAAACATTCCGCCAAAGTTGTTGATTTCCGTAAGGAAATGGCAAAGCACGGGCGCGAATTGGCATTTGCCGATAGCACCGAAGATCGTGTCGCGGCCTATTTTCATACGGGCGGTACTACGGGCATGCCAAAAGTTGCCCAACACCGCTATTCCGGCATTGTCTACAACGCATGGCTGGGCGCGCGTTTGTTGTTCACTGAAAAAGACGTGCAGATTTGCCCGCTTCCTATGTTCCACGTGTTTGCGGCTATCGTGTCGCTCGGTGCGTCGTTGGGATCAGGGGCGCATGTCGTCTTCCCAACTCCGCAAGGCTACCGCGGTGACGGGGTATTTGATAACTTCTGGAAGCTGATCGAGCGCCACAAAGTGACGTTTATGATCACCGTGCCAACGGCATTGTCCGCGTTGATGCAACGCCCTGTTGGCGACGCTGATATCTCGACATTGCGGATTGCATTCTGCGGGTCGTCACCGTTGCCGCTCGAACTTTACAAGCGGTTCGAAAAAGTCGTGAATGACGCGACCAAAGACAAACCCGGCGAATTATCGATTTGCGAAGGTTACGGTCTGACCGAAGCGACATGTCTGGTTTCGATCAACCCGCCTGACGGTGAAAAACGTGTCGGGTCTATTGGTCTGCCGTTCCCGTACACCGATGTGCGTATCGTATCTGTTGCGACCCAGCTTGACTGTGGTGTTGATGAGATTGGCGAAATCTGTGTTGCGTCGCCGGGGGTTTACGATGGCAAAACCTACACAGAGGCGGACAAGAACAAAGACTTGTTCTATCCGGGTTCTGAAAATCCGGCCCATGAGAATGTGCAATACCTGCGCACAGGCGATTTGGGGCGTATTGATGAAGATGGTTATCTGTGGATCACGGGTCGCGCAAAGGATCTGATCATTCGTGGCGGTCACAACATTGATCCGGCCGAAATCGAAGAAGCATTGGCAGGTCACGAAGCGGTCGCATTTGCTGGCGCAATTGGTCAACCAGATGCCCACGCCGGTGAAGTGCCATGTGCCTTTGTTGAGCTGGTCGATGGCGCAACCATCACAACCGAAGAACTGATGGCTTACGCGAACGAACACATCCACGAACGTGCGGCGCACCCAAAACATTTGGAAATCATGGATGAGCTGCCGAAAACGGCCGTTGGCAAAATCTTCAAACCGGACCTACGGAAGCGGGCGATCACACGTATCTTGAACCAAGCGTTGGCCAAAGCGGATGTCGCAGCGAAAGTTGATAGCGTCGTTGAAGACAAGAAGCGTGGTTTGGTAGCACAGCTTGCGAAGACTGGTACGGTCACAGACGAAGATGTTCTTAAGGCGCTGGGATCATTTACGAACCCTTGGGCCTGGGCTGAATAA
- a CDS encoding ATP-binding cassette domain-containing protein, with protein MADAPPPSDEERKSSKEIGALRQLWPFMRPYRAMMFAALGALSSTALVSLILPLAVRRVVDNFEGAATSILDQYFGAALLIAALLAVGTAMRYYLVTRLGERVVADIRKAVFDRMIGMSPAFFEKVMTGEVLSRITTDTTLILSVIGSSVSVALRNVLILLGGLVLLMITSAKLTGLVLLIVPAIVIPIVVLGRRLRKLSRENQDWIAASSGNASEALLSVQAVQAFTHEKISRNRFDDMTEKSFVSAKQRIGTRAWMTMIVIFLIFAGVVGVLWIGARDVREGLMTVGELVQFVIYAVMVAGAVGALTEVWSELQRAAGATERLVELLGAEDAVADPKNAVAVPDVQNGAITFDDVIFRYPGRPTVSALDGINLTVKPGETVALVGPSGAGKTTIIQLIQRFYDPSEGAISINGVDLRNMDRAAFRQHMALVPQDPVIFADTARENIRFGRPTATDDEVEMAAKAAAAHDFLTDLPDGYDSYVGERGVMLSGGQKQRIAIARAILRDAPILLLDEATSALDAESERAVQAAVDDLARTRTTLIVAHRLATVKKADRIVVFDAGKIVAEGTHDALVAQDGLYARLARLQFTAGAVAE; from the coding sequence ATGGCTGACGCACCACCACCAAGCGACGAAGAACGAAAGTCATCCAAGGAAATCGGCGCATTGCGTCAATTGTGGCCTTTCATGAGACCGTATCGGGCCATGATGTTTGCCGCATTGGGCGCGTTAAGCTCAACGGCCTTGGTTTCGTTGATTCTACCTTTGGCCGTCCGTCGCGTGGTCGATAATTTCGAAGGTGCCGCGACCTCCATTCTTGACCAATACTTCGGCGCGGCCCTTTTGATCGCAGCGCTTTTGGCTGTCGGGACTGCGATGCGGTACTATCTTGTGACCCGCTTAGGGGAACGCGTTGTTGCTGACATTCGCAAAGCCGTCTTTGACCGTATGATCGGGATGTCGCCTGCGTTCTTCGAAAAAGTCATGACTGGCGAGGTGCTCAGCCGCATTACCACCGACACGACATTGATTCTTTCCGTGATCGGTTCGTCCGTGTCCGTTGCACTGCGTAACGTGCTGATCTTGCTTGGCGGTTTGGTGCTGTTGATGATCACGTCAGCAAAATTGACTGGCCTCGTGTTGTTGATCGTGCCTGCCATCGTGATTCCGATTGTTGTTTTGGGCCGCCGCTTGCGCAAGTTGAGCCGCGAAAACCAAGATTGGATCGCCGCCAGTTCCGGTAACGCGTCAGAGGCGCTTTTGTCGGTGCAGGCTGTCCAAGCGTTCACGCACGAAAAGATCAGTCGGAATCGTTTCGATGACATGACCGAGAAAAGCTTTGTGTCTGCAAAGCAGCGCATCGGCACGCGGGCGTGGATGACGATGATCGTGATCTTCCTGATTTTTGCGGGCGTTGTTGGTGTCCTGTGGATTGGGGCTCGCGACGTGCGTGAAGGGCTGATGACCGTCGGCGAATTGGTGCAGTTTGTGATCTACGCCGTCATGGTCGCGGGGGCCGTTGGCGCCCTGACCGAAGTCTGGAGCGAATTGCAGCGCGCAGCAGGTGCGACTGAACGCTTGGTTGAATTGCTTGGCGCTGAAGACGCGGTCGCGGACCCCAAAAATGCGGTTGCCGTGCCTGATGTACAAAATGGCGCGATCACCTTTGACGACGTGATTTTCCGCTATCCAGGACGTCCGACAGTGTCCGCGCTTGATGGAATCAATCTGACAGTGAAACCGGGTGAAACTGTTGCCTTGGTTGGGCCATCAGGTGCGGGGAAGACAACGATCATCCAACTGATCCAGCGGTTTTATGATCCGTCCGAAGGGGCCATTTCTATTAATGGTGTCGACTTGCGTAATATGGATCGTGCTGCGTTCCGCCAACATATGGCGTTGGTGCCGCAAGATCCGGTGATCTTCGCGGATACGGCCCGCGAGAATATCAGGTTCGGCCGCCCGACCGCGACGGACGACGAAGTCGAAATGGCAGCAAAAGCTGCCGCTGCGCATGACTTCCTGACTGATTTGCCGGATGGCTATGACAGCTATGTTGGTGAACGTGGTGTCATGTTGTCAGGTGGGCAAAAACAACGCATCGCAATTGCGCGCGCCATTCTGCGGGATGCGCCGATTTTGTTGTTGGACGAAGCAACGTCGGCTTTGGACGCGGAAAGCGAACGGGCGGTGCAGGCGGCTGTTGATGATCTTGCCAGAACACGGACGACATTGATCGTAGCGCATCGGTTGGCCACCGTGAAAAAGGCGGATCGTATTGTTGTGTTCGACGCAGGCAAGATCGTCGCGGAAGGCACACATGACGCATTGGTTGCGCAAGACGGGCTATATGCCCGCTTGGCAAGGTTGCAATTTACTGCGGGTGCCGTTGCGGAATAA